Part of the Catalinimonas alkaloidigena genome is shown below.
GTGGGGCCTAATGATTCACGAATATATGCAAGGCAGGAGATAAGTTGTTGACTGTCAGATACATCAGCGATGTAATAATAGGCTTCAACCTTGTCCCGCTGCAATTTTTTCTGGTATTGACTTAGTTTTTCATCAGATCTGGAAATCATAGCGATGGTAAAGCCCTGATGACCAAATTTACTTGCAATAGACATGCTGATGCCTTCTCCCATGCCTACAATTGTAAGAATCTTGCTGCTAGCCATATAGTTAAGTATGCATTTTCCCTAAAATAACTTAAAAAGAGTGCTAAAGTTATAGGCCCAAGAGAAGGAATACTTTGCTTTATTGCTGGCAATAATAACAATATCCTGGTTCTACCACATTGATCAAAATCTGGCTATCCACTTGGCTTACTATTAAAAAAGTTACTGAAAAAAAGAAATTGGTACTGAACAGCATTGTCCCAGTAAGCCCAATTATGTTTTCCTGGCCTTTCTATATAATCATGGGGTATATCGTTTTCCAGGAGTTTATGATGGAGACGCCGATTAATTTCAAAAAAGAAATCATCAACCCCACAATCTATGATTATTTTCAACTGAGCTGACTTGATCAGGTCAATCATATTGATCACGGATAGAGAATCCCATCGGGCCGGATATTTTGAATAAGGCCCAAGTTTCTCATCTATTTCCCAGCCGTTGATGTCATAAGTAAGATCAACGCCCCCGCTCATGCTTCCCGCGGCACCAAAGGTTTGCTGATGCCTGATGCCCAGAAACAAGCCTCCATGACCTCCCATACTTAATCCGGTAATTGCTCTGCTGTTTGCTTCCGGTATTGTGCGATAGGCGGAATCCACAAAGTGAACCACCTCATTTGCGATATGGGTTTCGTACTGACTCTGAGGGTCAATAGGGCTATCAATATACCAGCTATTATAACCTCCATCCGGCATCACAACGATGAGCTGGTACTGATCCGCCAGGGAAGGCACTACACTTGCTTTGGTAGTCCAGCCTGCGTAACTGTCACTATAGCCATGCAGAAGGTAAACAGTAGGGTAATGATCAGTAGATTCTGCATATCCCTCAGGGGTGATGACAATGGCTGGAATGTTTTTGTTCATCGCCTCACTATAAATCTCCACTGTATCAATCTGCGCAGCATGTAAAGTGCTAAGCTGGGTGAGTAGTATAAAACTTCCTAGCAGACAGCGAGTCATTTTGTGCATATCCTTTTTTTGCTGTCAATTTAAAGGCTTTTCATTCAATATGGTAGAAAAATGCAATATCTCTTATCCATTGCTTAGTACACTGTAAACTAAATTATACGATATTTTCCATTTGTGTTACATGGCAGTTGTCATTCAGTCGGACGGCCGATGCCGAGGAATCGCAGCGCTCCACGCCGGACGGCGAACCGCCTTTTTAAGACTTTCAAAGATATAGCTAAAGAACCTTCATGCGCTAAGTGCGATGGAGTA
Proteins encoded:
- a CDS encoding alpha/beta hydrolase family protein, with the protein product MHKMTRCLLGSFILLTQLSTLHAAQIDTVEIYSEAMNKNIPAIVITPEGYAESTDHYPTVYLLHGYSDSYAGWTTKASVVPSLADQYQLIVVMPDGGYNSWYIDSPIDPQSQYETHIANEVVHFVDSAYRTIPEANSRAITGLSMGGHGGLFLGIRHQQTFGAAGSMSGGVDLTYDINGWEIDEKLGPYSKYPARWDSLSVINMIDLIKSAQLKIIIDCGVDDFFFEINRRLHHKLLENDIPHDYIERPGKHNWAYWDNAVQYQFLFFSNFFNSKPSG